CCATGACACCAAGGACAGGGGCTTTTCTCATGTGTACACAACCTCACGAGTCTCCTGCGAGTACAAGACAGGCACCTGTACTTGAGAAGCCAGCGCCAAGTCCAGTGACATTAGGGAGACAGACAGAAACAATTGCACTCTCCTATTACAACCAGATCTGGGCGTCAAGTTGGGAGGCCGCAGAGACTCATTGCATCATgttaggagggggggggggggggggggagggggaagatGTTGTAATATTGAAACCTTTGGGGATCCCCTTAGGGGCCCCTGAGTGACTCACATGGACACCCCGAAAACGTGAAACCATGTGCGTTGTGTTCGGACTTTCAAAGGGACACAAACATGTTAGAATAGTTGTTACTAGTCGTTGAGTTTAGTATTGCTTGATTGAATGATATCCTAATAATCGGCGAGAAATTTAATTTCTCGGCGGCGGAGGCAGTGGTCAAATTTCGCAAACATAAGAACTGCGTATGGTCGTTATCTGAAGCGGTTGAAGACGATACCTTCTGGATCGAAGCAATTTCAAAACCGGGAATGGCTCAATCAATGTATGGCTACAATCGGCTCTGCGACCGtttgcgattatatggaaacagctctctttgcgatcgtctgaCAAAGGTCACTCGTACTTGCAGGTCACTTCACCtttcgaaagtaacccaaaacgctcaatttggctaacccttgGCCTAAAAACCAAGTTTAGGTCTAGGCTTACCCAAATAAattagggttttgggttactttccaaaaggtaaaataatgacctgcaacgagtaaCCCGTCAAAACTGACCCGTGTTTTAGACGTGCAGCCCGGATTATGTCACGGGGCCTAGTTATGGGAGATTGTCACGCGAGTTTACTTTGTGACTAGAAAAGTCACGGGTGCGATTCGCATTGTTTTTCGGAATCTATATTGGCCCCTTTCTAAAATACGACTTGTTACTTGTTTGTTTCGCCCACCTTCTGTTTCCTGTTTCTACATGGTAAGACTTGGGATCTTTGCGCAGTCCGGGTTCTGGTTCTCACGCAATGGAATGTTAATAGTTAACCGCATTTCGCAAATATACACCTGCGCACTTcacgaaaacggtgtttcatGGTCTTCCCAGTGACTTATTAGCTCAATATtaactcaattttaactcaatcttaactcaaactcaactcaactcgatCAATAGTCTATCTTCGGAGAGAACACGTTATGATCTTGTCCTAAAATCTTCATAGCGGAAAGCGATTCTCATATATTAACAGTTTGATTCATCAAAGAAGAAACCTTGAACTGGCAGAGCTTACAAAACCGCCCCTGATCTTTCCAACATTGGAGGGTAAAGGCATCAATTCGATTTTAAAATGATGTTCCACTGGCAGATTGTTAACACCGATTTTACAtccatgttacacgaggcaactTTTAACGCAACTCTGTTGCGGCGGTATGCTACACGAGATGATATTAAAGGCAACAATGCTCGCAACATTAGAGTCCAGGCTCCTGCTGGACAAATCCAGGCGACAAATAAGGCGGACACTGTTGACGTGACTGTCGACGTGACTTATTTCCGTTCTCGGTGGTGCATTTCTGGTACGATTTGACGTTTAAGTCAACGGCTGGGGTGTTACACGCACCAACTTCAATAAAATCCGGGGAACAATGTTGCAAGTTTTTTAAAGCGATTCAAAAACCTACATGTTGCCGCAACAAAATCGCCATGTTATGCCGATTGTTaaggcaacaatgttgcgttaagAGTTGTCTCGGTTCGTGTAACATCATCTTATTGCACGAGATTTCGCATCAATAGCAACTAGTCATTTACGGATTGAAATGGTCTATTTATTTAAACTTGTCTCTTTCAATAGAAAAACCCAAGAATTTTTCCACCAGTATGCTTTCTTCTTGCCTCTTCATGGTCCATAATGCCACTGGATGTTGTAATGACAAGGTACCTACAAAGATGACAATACAAGTTGCTTTAGTTCATACATCAGAATGTTGCCTGTGCGACGGTCATTTCCCTCCAACTATGAAATGCCACTGCTTTTGACATGtccttttgcaatttttgacaTGGCTTGATACGGCCCAAGCGAAATGACATGGTTCTtgtaacatttacatgtaggcTAGCTAGAATGCAATCAATCACGAACCTTTACAGTCCTGGCTTACAAGAACGGTAACAATACCAACatgttttcgttttggtcacCTGACAACACAATTGCACTGCATGAACATGGACACAGACAGCAAGAGGTTTGACTCTTTCACAAAAACGGTTTTCAGGGCTTTATTTGACAGATTTTAAAGATTACTATTTCTTCAGCAACTATATCACGTTTCCTAAATTGTAGCAAAAAACTTGCAAAATTATTTATCCAGCTTCAACCAAGAATCTTCCACACAAGACAAAAATGCCACTCTAACAGAACAAAACCAgaaaactgcaaaaaaattaacctcTCGAAAATCTCtatttaacccactgactcatGAGAGTGAGCCTTATATTATAAAACGCCAGACAAGTTTATTCACCACCACCaacgaggggggggggggggggggggggtgggctcTGAGGAGTCAACGGGTTAAACAATTTCAAACACAAATCaccaataaaataataaaaactgcATCAATATTGTAGACTTACCCAAATTGTCTGGATGGCAAAAGAGTACTTGCCCACTTTTCAATGTCATGAACTTTTAAATCGTAACGAGGACTGATGACACCACACTAACAAGACCAGAAATACCAAATCAGTAAGGCAGTTTCACTCATAGTTACTCCgttatttgctttgaatttatgATTAGCATTAAATTGGATCTCTGGCAGCTAGGGAGTTACCCTGCAAGCAGAATCTTTTTCGGTCTTCCTAGGTAAGTcggaaagaggaaagaagactccgCCAGCCGCCTAGCCTTTCTTTGATTTGTCAcgcatccaaagaaatggatgagtcattCTAGTTTTGTCAAACccgtttttttaatttgtgcgcatgatcaatcgccacgcgccATCAATATTCttttacgtggaatgccgaaggcattcCACgtaaaacgcagctcagtttcAGGCAGTTATGAAAAAAAACACTGTcgagttactgcactaccacacgtacctACTCAGTATCTCCtcaattccccccccccctcccccagccaaaaatcccgtatccccacaatttttttttcctaaatatcccgtatcctgatcgcttctcggccttttggctaagattagtttctcggccaagggctacggtcaagtaccattgtactacgtacggtacttttttcagtgccgtaacgggcaggcacagaacagtttcggctgtttgtctctTCTCTCGAGACAAAGCTCGAGTGTAAAAACTTCTGTAGTTTCTaaaactatttactacttgtagcttttgagttttgaatcgataatagagagagttttggcgatttcaacCCGGACTTGGCTACTGGATTTAAGCCTTTTTCTTAACgaaatttcaagttattgtggaacgtttgggaTTAGGAAAAcgcaaaaactaaaactttggAATGGACTATAGATGACCCAATCacggaattttacatttttgagcatcgagagaaatggagtacagatgttgtcttcttgccTTCGCCACAGCAGATTTAAACAATTTGCAAGAACTACACtaggattacggaaccggacttcaaatacagggcccggttgtttgaaagccgattaccttaatccaggattagtgtaaacttttgttttatgttttcaactttttgatgaaagtttcccttgcttatttttgtttttcaagattgacttcttctaatgtaaagttttaccgaatatcagtcttgaacagcatttgggagtagagaataaaactcgtttgttaatttttaacccgAGATTAGAGTCAATcggtttttgaacaactggcccaggatgataagttgttgaagtATGATTTGTAATacgtttttcggatgatttaaggctgatcttgtaatttttggatgaacgggagttaaggaagcaagtaaaactgtaggatttgaataacgtctccttccaaaaaatatataaataaaaaatcccgtatcctgataaacCGCTAActgggcttcgttgtttgcatttgcaaatttagtaacattaataatgcgtttctacaacaaacaacttcaagttatgttacagatttatctttctggtaatctctcgtcATTTttcgaagtttacctgtacttgaagttcactgtaactggacaaccCGATTCGGCTAAAGCGCAAAGAAATACATTGTAGCTTCACCTTCTCTTATatagccccccttccccctattcaatgttggaaggtaacacaacaatttcccactaaaaccattcagttttgcacaacattgaatcgGGAGGGTGGCAAAATTTTTtgggttttgtggttttgcagTTACTAATTTTtagttaaagtgcacctaaacccaaatattttttgttcctaatataaatctccccatccaaagcaagCATATGTCAGCATTGTTACGCATAATTTCGttttttctgtgccgtgcaagccgcgtaaacttggcagaacaaacagtaatttggacccacgaccgagATGTGAAAGGCATGAGTCTATTCTCAATTTTACGCCCAACtggctttgcattcctgttttcaaggaaatttATGTAGCATTGCAAAACATCACATCACCGTCATGGGTCCAAgttactgctagttttgataactctGTGCTTCTTGCCCAGCAGATAAAAAGCGtaattttgaggtaagaatcgtcaaacatgtttgctttccGTGGAGAAATCAATTTTGTAGACTaaaaatatttgggtttagATGCagtttaacgcatgctcaatacgaaatgtcgaggcagctggcagagtcttctttcctcttatTGACTATCTAGGAAGATTGAAAGAGACTCTGCGATGTCTCTGGGGATGCGACTCAAAATACAAGAGTGTTTGCCACCTTTCTGCCACCCACTGGGCCACCACACTGCTAGCTTAGCAAAGCGTAATTCTTAACACTGATTCCCTTATAGGGGACATtgttttgagtggatgtagaggttgttaaaTACCCCTCAAACCTTAGGTTATGAaaataatggaaacaaaaaTACTATCAGACCTTATTAAGACGTCCTGTCAAattgacaacaatttttcctGCTCTGTGATCATCCACAATCTCAAATTCTCCAATATAACCTAAAAAATACAGATTTCTATTACACAactatttctttatttccatTGATACTTATACCATTTTGGTAGAAGCAGGTATTATCCCTACTACTAGAAAAGTTCTATGGAATCACACACACCAGGTCCTTCACTTTAGTCAGTGTCTGGCTTTCTTCTGGTTCACCTTACATTGTTGCTTGTTTAAATAATAAGATTATTCCAAGGTTGAAAACAATGTTCAACAGCATTTGAATGTTCACTGTAATAAAATGCACATACACTTAGATCAAACACTTTATTAACGGGCTAGAGCTCCTAGCTTACTGCATGTGGTACATTAAATGGGAATACCTTCCTAAAAAATGAGGTTTTTTTTCAATGCTGATTCACGGATACTCTGAAACAAtctgagtgctcctttgcagtaGTCGAACCTAGAACCTTTTGATTACAAGAGGGAGTTATTGGAGACCCATTAAACTAGGGTCAGGTGACAACAATTAGTCCTGCTATACTGGTATAGGACTGAAATTGCAGAAACCACACATTCTCGTCATTGAAATGAATGACTGATATGGaaaatttgacattttcatcTTGGTCATTCAATTCAATAACAAGACAATCCATTTGTAAACCTATTTATGCCTTGTAAATTAAAAAGAGGGAATTTCTGAGGTACAATCTTTCCGAGGCTTGTATACCAACAAGTCACCAATTTCTAAATAACTATTCTACCATTTGAATTTCTGATATATGATTACAATTCTCAAATTCATACATGTAACATCGTTTGTTACTCCCAGTATTGATTACAGTCCGCTTCCCCATCTCACTCTGGCCATAAACAACACGACAAACTAAACTTCTTCCATGTTTGATCTTTGGATATCATTTATGAGACTTTCCTTCTCTTTTGCCTGCCTCAAACAGCCCTCCCTCATTGCGGGCAAAAGCTCTGTAAGTTAGAATTTTTTAGATCTAATAaagaattgttgttgtttcctgCAGTCAGGGAGCTCAAGATATGGCAATTCTGTGTCAAAATTTTGACAGTTTCAATTTGTATAAGTAccagtaatcacatgatttcgagtgcaattcgGAATAAGcaaaacgcaaaaaaaattgcacaagccCATAGGGCAACTACAATTTGCAGTCTCTGAAAAAATTACTAAGCTCTTACTAACTGAGTGCAAGGACCGTACTGTGGA
The genomic region above belongs to Montipora capricornis isolate CH-2021 chromosome 8, ASM3666992v2, whole genome shotgun sequence and contains:
- the LOC138058942 gene encoding small ribosomal subunit protein uS8A, with product MVRINVLSDALNAICNAERRGKRQVLLRPSSKVIIKFLTVMMKHGYIGEFEIVDDHRAGKIVVNLTGRLNKCGVISPRYDLKVHDIEKWASTLLPSRQFGYLVITTSSGIMDHEEARRKHTGGKILGFFY